Below is a genomic region from bacterium.
TTTTTATATATAATATAATTGGTATAATTTATGTAGTTGTTTAATTAAAGAGGACATATTTATGCAAACAGAAATAAAAACTTTTACCCAATCACAGGTAGAACTGGAACAACGGGAATTTATAGTTAATGTTTATAAATGGATGTCGATGGGGCTGTTTTTAACGGCGGCTGTTGCTTATATTGTAGCCGGATCAAGCGCAATAATTCATTTTATTTTCGGAAATATGCTTATTTTCTTCGGTTTAATAATTGCGGAAGTTTTTTTAGTCGGTCATCTTGCGGCAAATGTTAAAAAAATGTCGGCAAGTACGGCAATGAATACGTTTCTTGGCTATTCCGCATTAAACGGGCTGACTTTGTCATGTATATTTTTGATTTATACCGCAGCTTCTATAACTACAACTTTTGTTGTTACGGCAGGAACATTTGGAATTATGAGCTTTTACGGTTATGTAACAAAAAAAGATTTGACCAGCGTCGGTAATATCTGTTTTATGGCATTAATAGGTTTGATTATAGCTTCTTTAGTAAATATTTTTCTTCATAACAGTATGATGTACTGGGTTATAACTTATGCAGGAATTTTGATATTTGTCGGATTGACTGCTTATGACACACAAAAAATCAAACAGCTTAATATAATAGGAAATTCGGGAACAGAAGAAGATGTTAAAGAGTCTATCAGCGGCGCTTTGATTTTATATCTTGATTTTATAAACCTTTTCCTTATGCTTTTAAGACTTTTTGGCAACAGAAAATAATTGTGATTTTATCCCTATTTACAGCTTTATTAATATCAAATGCGGGAATTAAAGAAGGAATTCCTGTATTTGACGTTAATTCAAATAATTCCGCTCAAAAAATAAAAATACTTAACGGAAATATTTCTATAAACAAAGATTTTCCGGAAGAATTTTACGGAAAATGGATTGTAAAAAGTACTTTAATTGAAACAAATAACCCTGAACTTTTTCGCAGCAAAAGCGCAGATATATGGGAATTTGACAGAAACGGTGATACAATTACACTTTCAAACCCTGTAACAGGTGCTATTGCCTCAATAACCGTCAACGAAGTTATCGGCAAAAAAGCAAAATTTACAAGAGAGCATGCCTCCTCAAATAATATTGAGACAGAAACGCCTGAAGTTATAGTTGAAGGCGACAGTTTTTCGGGTGAAGACAAATTAATTATTAAACATTTGTCTCAGGGTAAAATTTATAAAACAGATGTAGTAAAATATAGAGTAGAAGGTAAAAAAATTTCCGGTCCAACATTAAAGGATTTGTTTGCAAAATAAATTATCAGGAAGGAAAAAGGATTCTAATGACACAAAAAGAGTTAAACTATGACTTATTAATACTTGGTGGCGGACCTGCTGGTCTTACTGCCGCTCTTTACGGAGGCAGAGGGCTTTTAAAAACAGCTATAGTTGATACAGGCGTGACCGGGGGACAGTTAACAAATATTCTTGAGATTGAAAATTATCCGGGATTTCCTCTTATCAGCGGTTATGATCTTGTTGAAAAAATTGAGCAGCATGCTGATAAATTTAATATAGAAAAATTTATAATGCAGGAAATCACAAAAATTGATTTAATTTCCCCTGTTAAAACCATTGAAACCTCAGAAAATATTTTTAAGGCAAAAACTATAATTATTGCAACAGGTGCACGACTTCAAAAAATAGGCGTTCCCGGTGAAACAGAATTTATAGGAAGAGGTGTAAGCTACTGTGCAGTTTGTGACGGAGCTTTCTTTAAAGAGAAAGAAGTTTGCGTTATAGGCGGCGGAAATGCTGCTGTTGAAGAAGCTCTCTACCTTACCAGATTTGCTTCTAAAGTTAATATTATCCACAGAAGAGATTCGCTAAGAGCCGAAAAAATTTATCAGGAAAAAGCTTATGCAAATCCTAAAATTAATTTTATTTGGGATACAGTTGTAACTTCCGTAAACGGGAAAGATAAAGTTGAATCTATTTCTGTACAGAACGTCATAACAGGCGAAAACACCGAACTCAAGACTGATGCTGTTTTTCCGTATATCGGTTATAGCCCTAATACAGAACTTTTTCAAGAGCAAATCAAGCTTGACTCAAAAGGGTTTATTGAAACTGACATTAATCTTGCAACAAGCTGCGAAGGTGTTTTTGCGGCAGGTGATGTCAGAGTTTCTCCTCTAAGACAGGTTGTAATTTCTGCGGCAGACGGTGCTATTTCTGCAACCAGCGCAGTTAAATACCTGGAAGAAAAACAAGTTATACACGTGTAAAAAAAGAGGCTATCGCCTCTTTTTTTATTCTTCATCTTCCTCAAAATCTTCTTCATCATCATAAGAATTTTGAAGTTTATCATTTATTAATTCTGCGATGCTTCTTGCAATCTTGCTTTGCATCTCCTCTGAACAATTTTCAAGCATCTGTACAGAAGTCTTAATGGTAAGATCTATGTCGTACCATCTTTCGTTTCCTTTTTCACAGCGACCTTCTTCAACCGCCGAAAGGATATCTTCAACAGTATTGAATGCGTTTGATTCGATATTGTGTTCAATAATAACCTTGATTAAGTTCAAAGCAACCTGAATTTGAAACTTATCATCAGTAGTTTCAAGGATCTTCATTGCTTTTGAGAGAATCGGATCTCTGTCATACCATCTTCTTTGATCCATAGCCATCCTTTAAAAATTTTCGGAATTGCAGACACAAATTAAATTTTAAAGACATGTAATTCTACCATTTTTATCGGTAAAATCAAATAAGTGATTACTTTGTAATTACATTAAGATATTTCTTTAAATTTATATTCCAATTATTTTAAATTGGGGAATTTCTCATCTAAAAGGGACTTAACATCATTGTATGATTTATAAATTGTTTGTCTGTTTGTACCCAGCGTTTTAATTTTTTCGAGTGTTTCATATTGAAAATCTAAACCTTGATAAGGACCTATAAAAGAAACGTCAGGTTTTTTATCACCTTTTTCGTATCTTGCTTTTGCTATAAACGATGTTGCTTCTGCAACTGTCATAGCGCCACCGGGAAAAGCAACAATATGCTTCGCAACTTTATCGAAATCCGCAATTCTTGTGAAATCGTCTCCAGCTCTTTTAATAATATTGCAGTTTCTATAATCTTCATTACCCCATGCCTCTTGAGTCATAAGACCAAGACATTCTCCATGATTTTTGTTTTCGGGATTCAATTCTGCTTCGTGTCCGCCTTTGTTAGCAGCACCCATTATACCTGCACTACCGGCGCCTGTAACAATATTGTAGCCTCTAGCTACAAGTTCTCTGGCTAAAGAATTTGCTTGTTTTGTATATGGAGATAATTCTTGACTGTCAACTGAAGCTCCTAATATAGCTATAGTTTTTTCTCTGCTTTCAGGTGTTGAATATTTGTAATTGATTTCTGCGGGAACTTCGTCTTTGTTTGAAGGTCTGTTTGCTTTGAAAAAAATATTACAATTTAATCTTAACGGTTTTACTGTTAAATCCAAGGTTTACACCTCACTATTTTATTTACAATTACTTAAAGACCCGTAAAAATAAAAGTTAATAGCAAAAATAAAAAATACAACAAATTTGTTACAAAAAATCCGACGAAATTCGCCGGATTTTTTGATTAAATAAAACTTTCGCTACTTAGTTGCTAATGACAGGCAGCAGATTTTTTAAGCGTACTTGAAGCTTACGCCGCAGCCTGATTTTGGGTATTTCCAGTCAAGTGTCTTTGCAGGGCAAACAATTCTGCAAGCTCCGCATTCAAGACAATTTTCGAAACCAACCAGATTTTTATTCTGCTCTTCATCCCAATTGTAAACATTTGCAGGACAACAATAAGTACAAGGTCTGTCTTTACAAACTTTGCAGTCTTCCTGATTTGGTTTTAAGTGGGTTTCCTTGTCGCAGTTATATTTGACAGTAAACAACTTGTCATCTATATTCTCAGGAATTTTATTTTTTACTTCAGTCATCTTAGTAAAATACCTCCTACCAGTTTAATTACTTTGGTTATGTCGCAGAGAATGCCGAAAGATCTTTCTTTTAGTAAATTTCCGATAAAATCTTTGTACTTTTTCTGCTTTGGAATACTATCAGTGGTTGTAAACATATTGAAAAATTCATTTACTTTTCCCGGAATATAGTACTCCATGAATATTTTAGAATTTTTCTCGGCAAATTTCATCACATCTTTATAAGTTTTTAAATCTTTTAATACAAAAGAGTCATCAAGCTTTGTCTGGTATAGAGAAAGCATATTTGCAGTAAAATCATTCTTTTCTATGGCTTCTATTGCAGTTTCCGCTGCAAGTTTTCCGCTGACCATAGCAAGGTTTGTGCCTTCCCAATGAACATTATTTACCAACATTGCAGCATCTCCGGCAATAAGCACTCCGTCTTTATAGAGTGGAGGCATTGCTCCATATCCGCCTTCCGGTATAAGATGCGCTGAATATTCAAGAAGCTCTCCGCCTTGAATAAGAGGTTTTATTGAAGGATGTTCTTTTAATTGATTTAACAAATCATAAGGTTTTTGTTTATGGTGTTTTAAATCTTCTAAAGAAATTCCAACGCCTACCACTATTGACTCAAGGTTTGTATAAATATATCCAAGCCCGACCATTCCTTGC
It encodes:
- a CDS encoding 4Fe-4S dicluster domain-containing protein, giving the protein MTEVKNKIPENIDDKLFTVKYNCDKETHLKPNQEDCKVCKDRPCTYCCPANVYNWDEEQNKNLVGFENCLECGACRIVCPAKTLDWKYPKSGCGVSFKYA
- the trxB gene encoding thioredoxin-disulfide reductase, with the translated sequence MTQKELNYDLLILGGGPAGLTAALYGGRGLLKTAIVDTGVTGGQLTNILEIENYPGFPLISGYDLVEKIEQHADKFNIEKFIMQEITKIDLISPVKTIETSENIFKAKTIIIATGARLQKIGVPGETEFIGRGVSYCAVCDGAFFKEKEVCVIGGGNAAVEEALYLTRFASKVNIIHRRDSLRAEKIYQEKAYANPKINFIWDTVVTSVNGKDKVESISVQNVITGENTELKTDAVFPYIGYSPNTELFQEQIKLDSKGFIETDINLATSCEGVFAAGDVRVSPLRQVVISAADGAISATSAVKYLEEKQVIHV
- a CDS encoding Bax inhibitor-1/YccA family protein, giving the protein MQTEIKTFTQSQVELEQREFIVNVYKWMSMGLFLTAAVAYIVAGSSAIIHFIFGNMLIFFGLIIAEVFLVGHLAANVKKMSASTAMNTFLGYSALNGLTLSCIFLIYTAASITTTFVVTAGTFGIMSFYGYVTKKDLTSVGNICFMALIGLIIASLVNIFLHNSMMYWVITYAGILIFVGLTAYDTQKIKQLNIIGNSGTEEDVKESISGALILYLDFINLFLMLLRLFGNRK
- a CDS encoding FAD-dependent oxidoreductase, giving the protein MEREIVDAVIVGAGPAGIAAAMTLAKAGKEVVVLERGDYPGSKNVFGGAIYAQPTAEIYPEFWKSAPVERHNIEHKFALLGNNDGTVIGYRNGEHSKEGHYSSFSVIRAKWDKWCAEQAEKAGAFIVPQTLVESLIIEDGKVVGVKTEQEEFYAKVTIVADGVNSLLTKQAWNRPEIEPANVAVGVKEVISLPKEKIQDRFNLEGDSGVIYTIVGGPMQGMVGLGYIYTNLESIVVGVGISLEDLKHHKQKPYDLLNQLKEHPSIKPLIQGGELLEYSAHLIPEGGYGAMPPLYKDGVLIAGDAAMLVNNVHWEGTNLAMVSGKLAAETAIEAIEKNDFTANMLSLYQTKLDDSFVLKDLKTYKDVMKFAEKNSKIFMEYYIPGKVNEFFNMFTTTDSIPKQKKYKDFIGNLLKERSFGILCDITKVIKLVGGILLR